A genomic window from candidate division WOR-3 bacterium includes:
- a CDS encoding patatin-like phospholipase family protein, translated as MRFIFINGFSNTLFFLFLIGVPLESAYLLKRIYAYNKIVQRTAILIFLLISFCFGQVLNDTNIVRIGLALSGGGALGIAHIGVLKVLEQEQIPVSFIAGNSMGSLVGGLYSAGYSATQIESIALSVNWWSLFSAEVPFGARYLPERQQVQRYFLQLRHHNFIPILPSGLVPIQNVDFLLMRCLSQIEYDTYYNFDSLPIPYRAVAVDLASGKKVILKYGRLAQAIRASIAIPGVFAPKKIQDREYVDGGLIQNLPVDPLFEFNPDFIIASLTIRHTPETGISLIDIVSRSMDLVAIEDLNRQKEYADVLIEPNVEPFKHSDFFKAKELIKAGEEATRKVIPIIKEKLKGKKVIAQRNKITKRSMSIIRTIRIEGLKTTHKNIITHKLTIRKGTHLKFDQLINDLVRLFNTDFFEDVDYRVEFNADSVDVTIVLQEKAFGFYSFGLRYDNYDNIIMGLEVGQGNLSGSGANVRGAIHLGNPNEYRLGLTGTRLFLLPFGYRLDGFYRALHNSYFEDRVWSADYYTNLIGGVFEIGYILGRDAFFNIGFNSYKATYTKPSLSFFNNFPNREWIIGPLFRLEFNNFDNLYFPTQGITYRITGFSSLQKLNASTDFLKLRYFSEQAISFLPWLTLKPKLEIGISYGTLPLSEYFHSGAENLIGFKKDEFLTEQKLNIGTSADFRLFRLFSHQDYPFYFQVLANIVSFKKYDELITNFNFNRDCHFGAGFGIRTNTPIGPLQLILSFADLVKMPNNKINPNFSLSVGREFRY; from the coding sequence TTGCGTTTTATATTCATTAATGGTTTTTCTAATACTCTTTTTTTCTTATTTTTAATTGGCGTTCCTTTAGAATCCGCTTATTTACTTAAACGCATTTATGCGTATAATAAAATTGTGCAAAGAACTGCTATTTTGATATTTCTATTAATTTCTTTTTGTTTCGGGCAAGTTTTGAACGACACCAATATTGTCCGAATTGGTTTAGCCCTTTCTGGTGGTGGAGCATTAGGCATTGCCCATATCGGCGTGTTAAAAGTATTAGAACAAGAACAAATTCCGGTTTCTTTTATTGCTGGTAATAGCATGGGTTCTTTAGTGGGGGGATTATATTCTGCAGGTTATAGCGCAACTCAAATTGAAAGTATTGCTTTAAGTGTTAATTGGTGGTCACTTTTTAGTGCGGAAGTACCTTTTGGCGCGCGCTATTTACCTGAAAGACAACAAGTCCAAAGATATTTTCTCCAATTAAGACATCATAATTTTATTCCAATCTTACCTAGTGGTTTGGTGCCAATCCAAAATGTCGATTTCTTATTGATGCGATGTTTGTCCCAAATTGAATATGATACCTATTATAATTTCGATAGTTTACCAATTCCTTATCGCGCAGTCGCAGTAGATTTAGCAAGTGGTAAGAAGGTAATTCTTAAATACGGCAGATTAGCTCAAGCAATTCGAGCAAGTATTGCCATCCCCGGTGTCTTTGCGCCTAAAAAGATTCAAGACCGAGAATATGTTGATGGTGGTCTAATTCAGAATTTACCAGTGGACCCACTGTTTGAATTCAATCCTGATTTCATAATTGCATCCTTAACTATACGACATACTCCAGAAACAGGTATCTCGTTAATTGATATTGTGTCCCGAAGTATGGATTTAGTAGCAATTGAAGACTTAAATCGACAAAAAGAATATGCTGATGTCTTAATTGAACCAAATGTAGAACCATTTAAGCATTCAGACTTTTTTAAGGCAAAAGAACTCATCAAAGCCGGGGAAGAAGCAACCAGAAAAGTAATTCCGATAATAAAAGAGAAATTAAAAGGTAAAAAAGTCATTGCGCAACGCAATAAAATAACGAAACGGTCAATGTCAATAATTCGTACTATCCGAATTGAAGGTCTAAAAACAACTCATAAAAATATTATTACCCATAAATTGACAATTCGTAAAGGAACTCATCTAAAATTTGACCAGTTGATAAATGATTTGGTTAGATTATTCAACACTGATTTTTTTGAAGATGTTGACTATCGCGTAGAATTTAACGCAGACTCAGTTGATGTAACAATAGTCTTACAAGAAAAGGCATTTGGCTTTTATTCTTTTGGTCTCCGATATGATAATTACGACAATATTATTATGGGTTTAGAAGTTGGTCAAGGCAATTTATCCGGCTCAGGTGCCAATGTGCGAGGAGCCATTCATCTTGGTAATCCCAATGAATATCGTCTGGGTTTAACGGGCACAAGACTTTTTCTATTGCCCTTTGGCTATCGTTTAGATGGTTTTTACCGGGCATTACATAATTCCTATTTTGAAGACAGAGTATGGTCAGCAGATTATTATACTAATTTAATCGGCGGAGTCTTTGAAATTGGTTATATTTTAGGACGCGATGCCTTTTTTAATATCGGTTTTAATAGTTATAAAGCAACTTATACTAAACCCAGCTTATCATTCTTTAATAACTTTCCTAACCGAGAATGGATAATTGGTCCTTTATTTAGATTAGAATTCAACAATTTTGATAATCTATATTTTCCCACTCAGGGCATAACTTATCGCATAACTGGTTTTTCTTCCCTTCAAAAATTAAATGCGTCAACCGATTTCTTAAAACTCCGTTATTTTTCTGAACAGGCAATATCTTTTTTACCTTGGTTGACATTAAAGCCCAAACTGGAAATCGGCATTAGTTATGGCACACTGCCTTTATCTGAATACTTTCATTCTGGGGCGGAAAATCTGATTGGTTTTAAGAAAGATGAGTTTTTAACTGAACAAAAATTAAATATCGGCACCAGTGCTGATTTTCGTTTATTTCGCCTATTTAGTCATCAAGATTACCCCTTCTATTTTCAGGTATTAGCCAATATTGTCAGTTTTAAGAAATACGACGAGTTGATTACCAATTTTAATTTTAATAGAGACTGTCATTTTGGTGCCGGTTTCGGCATTAGAACTAATACCCCCATTGGACCATTGCAATTAATTCTTAGTTTCGCTGACTTAGTCAAAATGCCCAATAATAAAATAAACCCAAATTTTTCTTTATCTGTAGGACGTGAGTTTAGATACTAA
- a CDS encoding ribosome maturation factor RimP: MKLSDKLLSLIKETINACGVELYDVEFKGKILRVSITKPEGISLDECAYVSERLSQKLDLENLIPTRYYLEVSSPGIERKLRNVSDYQGVIGNKVSIITKSGRFVGKVQSVEASGLVILNDVGSKGKAGEAEVISFADIKSAHLVVATEDLFKEAISRMQKSSRDNFADYNELNQSEIKVDNNIGGIDE, from the coding sequence ATGAAACTATCGGATAAATTATTGAGTCTTATTAAAGAGACAATTAATGCTTGCGGTGTGGAACTTTATGATGTTGAGTTCAAAGGTAAAATATTACGCGTATCCATTACTAAACCTGAAGGCATCTCTTTAGACGAATGCGCTTATGTTTCCGAAAGACTTTCGCAAAAATTGGATTTGGAAAACCTCATTCCAACTCGTTACTATTTAGAAGTTTCTTCTCCAGGCATTGAGCGGAAATTACGAAATGTTTCTGATTATCAAGGCGTTATCGGAAATAAGGTATCTATTATAACTAAAAGCGGTAGGTTTGTTGGTAAGGTTCAGTCAGTGGAGGCATCGGGTTTAGTAATATTGAATGATGTTGGTTCAAAAGGCAAGGCTGGTGAAGCAGAAGTTATTTCGTTTGCTGATATAAAATCAGCACATCTGGTAGTTGCAACTGAAGATTTGTTCAAAGAAGCAATTTCCCGAATGCAAAAATCAAGTCGCGATAATTTTGCCGATTATAACGAACTAAATCAATCCGAGATAAAAGTAGATAATAATATTGGAGGCATTGATGAATAA
- a CDS encoding DUF503 domain-containing protein has protein sequence MSIGLLVIDCMLNNSHSLKEKRSVFQSITNKIRQNFNVSVAETNYQDLWQRAELSIVFVNTDWKMIERNFQRILEFIEQDRRITILNHEAKSIY, from the coding sequence ATGTCCATAGGTCTTTTAGTTATTGATTGTATGTTAAATAATAGCCATTCGCTTAAAGAAAAAAGGAGTGTTTTCCAAAGTATCACTAATAAAATCCGGCAGAATTTTAATGTTTCAGTTGCCGAAACAAACTATCAAGACCTTTGGCAAAGAGCCGAATTATCAATCGTATTTGTCAACACTGATTGGAAGATGATTGAACGAAACTTTCAACGCATCCTTGAATTCATTGAACAAGACCGAAGGATTACTATTCTGAATCACGAAGCAAAATCAATCTACTAA
- the infB gene encoding translation initiation factor IF-2, which produces MPQPSQDARKINQVQKKKKSVNGLKVNEVARRLNLSSEAVVSILKELGFPPRGYTALVTFDEFNKVKEKVKQEKTLFKESLKKKTVSEVKTAPATKLSVTEIDVKKAVKKTLTKIEHREVKPKRHIVKTIPTISEPQERKIKVAPYLSVAELAHLFNVPVNEVIKKCIGFGLLATVNHRLDPETITLLADEFGIKVEIEEETIQPTEIKGELLERPPVVVVMGHVDHGKTSLLDYIRKTKVAEKEPGKITQHTGAYVVNYNNKRITFLDTPGHVAFTAMRARGAQITDIAVLVVAADDGVMPQTIEALNHARAAGIPIIVAITKCDLPNTNPEVVKTQLSKQGIRIEEYGGDTMCVLTSVRTGMGIEDLLEAILLLSEELKLQAVYEGNASGVVIESRVDKGRGNVVTVLIQQGTLKRGDIFVCGEFYGRARDLLNENFHRLDRATPSTPVLVLGCSGLPEAGDRFEVVNDERTARDIAMRRALAKRDMRLKHKTPVSLQQLQQKIAEGKTKEMKIVLKADTFGSAEALKDALEGLSIEEVVIRVIHAGIGQITSSDVLLAQASEAIIVGYHVTALADAAEIAEREGVEIRYYNVIYSALDDIRSAMLGLLEPEQKEVLIGKGVIRQVFMIPRVGPVAGVYVTEGKVTRTCLVKVMRDGKEVLKSRISSLKRFKDDVKEVESGYECGIGIENATDLQPEDILEFYKIEEVVRTIESSLTPKE; this is translated from the coding sequence ATGCCACAACCATCGCAGGACGCTCGAAAGATTAATCAGGTGCAGAAAAAGAAAAAGTCCGTAAATGGCTTGAAAGTAAATGAAGTTGCGCGTCGGCTTAATCTTTCGAGTGAAGCAGTAGTTTCAATACTTAAGGAACTAGGATTTCCACCTCGGGGATATACTGCGCTGGTTACTTTTGATGAGTTTAATAAAGTCAAAGAAAAAGTGAAACAGGAAAAGACACTTTTCAAAGAATCACTTAAAAAAAAGACCGTATCAGAAGTAAAAACTGCGCCTGCTACTAAATTGTCGGTTACCGAGATCGATGTTAAGAAAGCAGTCAAGAAGACATTAACTAAAATAGAACATCGTGAGGTAAAACCGAAACGCCATATTGTTAAAACTATACCCACAATAAGTGAACCGCAGGAAAGGAAAATTAAAGTCGCACCTTATCTTAGTGTTGCCGAATTAGCCCACCTGTTTAATGTTCCAGTTAATGAAGTAATAAAGAAATGTATCGGGTTCGGCTTATTGGCAACAGTTAATCATCGCTTAGACCCAGAAACAATTACTTTACTGGCTGATGAATTCGGTATTAAAGTAGAAATTGAAGAAGAGACGATTCAGCCGACTGAAATCAAAGGTGAACTTCTTGAACGACCCCCGGTAGTGGTTGTAATGGGGCATGTTGACCATGGCAAGACATCTTTGCTCGATTATATCCGTAAAACTAAAGTTGCTGAAAAAGAACCAGGAAAGATTACCCAACATACCGGTGCTTATGTTGTCAACTATAACAATAAAAGAATAACTTTCTTAGATACACCGGGTCATGTTGCATTTACTGCAATGCGGGCTCGAGGTGCGCAAATTACTGATATTGCAGTATTAGTTGTTGCCGCAGATGATGGGGTTATGCCTCAAACCATTGAAGCCTTAAATCACGCTCGTGCCGCTGGTATTCCGATTATTGTTGCCATAACTAAATGTGATTTGCCGAATACTAATCCAGAAGTAGTAAAAACTCAATTGTCCAAACAGGGGATTCGAATTGAAGAATATGGTGGGGATACAATGTGTGTTTTAACTTCAGTTCGAACCGGAATGGGTATTGAAGACTTGTTAGAAGCAATTCTTTTATTAAGTGAAGAATTAAAGTTGCAAGCAGTATATGAAGGAAATGCTTCAGGCGTTGTGATTGAAAGTCGAGTTGACAAGGGCCGGGGTAATGTTGTTACGGTCTTAATCCAACAAGGCACCTTAAAGCGCGGAGACATATTCGTTTGTGGTGAATTCTATGGTCGAGCACGAGATTTGCTTAATGAAAACTTTCACCGGCTAGACCGAGCGACACCGTCAACACCGGTCTTAGTTTTGGGGTGCTCTGGTCTGCCTGAAGCCGGCGACCGATTTGAAGTCGTTAATGATGAACGAACTGCTCGAGATATCGCGATGCGCCGAGCTTTAGCAAAACGCGATATGCGACTGAAACATAAGACACCAGTTTCTTTGCAGCAATTACAACAGAAAATTGCTGAAGGTAAAACTAAAGAGATGAAAATCGTGCTTAAGGCTGATACCTTTGGTTCGGCTGAAGCCCTAAAAGATGCTTTAGAGGGTTTATCAATTGAAGAAGTGGTGATTCGGGTTATTCATGCAGGTATTGGACAGATTACGAGTTCGGATGTGCTTTTAGCCCAAGCATCTGAAGCAATTATTGTCGGCTATCATGTTACTGCTTTAGCCGATGCTGCGGAAATTGCAGAACGTGAAGGAGTAGAAATCAGATATTATAATGTGATCTATTCAGCCTTAGACGATATTCGTTCCGCAATGTTAGGACTTTTAGAACCAGAACAGAAAGAAGTTTTGATTGGAAAAGGCGTCATTCGCCAGGTATTTATGATTCCACGCGTTGGACCGGTTGCTGGTGTCTATGTAACTGAAGGCAAGGTAACCAGAACCTGTTTAGTGAAAGTTATGCGTGATGGTAAAGAAGTGCTAAAAAGCCGAATCAGTTCATTAAAACGATTCAAGGACGATGTTAAAGAAGTGGAAAGCGGATATGAATGTGGTATTGGCATTGAGAATGCGACCGATTTACAACCAGAAGATATTTTAGAATTCTATAAAATCGAAGAAGTGGTTCGAACAATTGAAAGTTCATTGACCCCAAAAGAGTAA
- the nadC gene encoding carboxylating nicotinate-nucleotide diphosphorylase yields the protein MKTEISKLNLKQIIQQALKEDIGSGDITTNFTVDKNKIVTAEIIAKDDGILAGSDVVKMVFQYLDPKVNVNFKIKDGERFKSKQVIAQITGKAQALLSGERTALNFLCRLSGIASLTRKFVDKISDTKAKILDTRKTTPLLRDLEKYAVRVGGGYNHRMGLYDMMLVKDNHIKIAGGITQAIKKAQKYNKNKLPIEVETKNLNEVKQALALNVSIIMLDNMNLRQIAQAVKLVKGKAKLEVSGGVNLKNVRKIAKTGVDYISVGAITHSAPIVDMSMKIK from the coding sequence ATGAAAACAGAAATTTCCAAGTTAAATCTTAAACAAATTATTCAACAAGCGTTAAAAGAAGATATTGGGTCAGGCGATATCACGACAAACTTTACAGTTGATAAAAATAAGATTGTCACTGCGGAAATTATTGCTAAAGATGACGGAATTCTTGCCGGTAGCGATGTTGTTAAGATGGTATTTCAGTATCTTGACCCCAAAGTAAATGTTAATTTTAAAATCAAAGACGGCGAGCGATTTAAGTCTAAACAAGTGATTGCTCAAATAACTGGCAAAGCACAAGCATTATTAAGTGGTGAACGAACCGCACTAAATTTTCTCTGTCGGTTATCAGGTATTGCAAGTTTAACTCGGAAGTTTGTTGATAAAATATCGGATACAAAAGCAAAGATTCTGGATACCAGAAAAACAACTCCACTTTTGCGGGATTTGGAAAAATATGCTGTTCGCGTTGGTGGCGGTTATAATCACCGGATGGGACTTTATGATATGATGCTAGTTAAAGATAATCATATTAAAATTGCCGGAGGTATAACGCAAGCAATTAAAAAAGCACAGAAATATAATAAAAACAAATTACCTATTGAAGTAGAGACAAAAAATTTAAATGAAGTTAAGCAAGCGTTAGCACTTAATGTTTCAATTATTATGTTGGATAATATGAATTTAAGGCAGATTGCTCAAGCAGTAAAATTAGTTAAAGGAAAAGCAAAACTTGAAGTATCAGGAGGCGTTAACTTAAAAAATGTCCGAAAGATTGCGAAAACTGGGGTAGATTATATTTCAGTCGGTGCTATAACCCATTCCGCACCAATTGTTGATATGTCGATGAAGATAAAATGA
- the nusA gene encoding transcription termination factor NusA yields MNKEVSNIITQIARIRNVDINYVCETLKNSIVAGLKKRFGPDAQIEADITPESGELKVYIAKKVSAKVKNPVNEISLEEAKTINPNVEVGSIVRIEIPLSEIGRSAIRKASDELMVKLREAERNKLFDEFNRKRGEIISGTISKIGKDEIIVNIGLTEAILLNKDQLKTDHYRQGAPIKTIIYRVDKTPIGPRIYLSRTHNDFLRKLLLKEVPEIREGIVEIKGIARAPGQRAKVAVASNDEKVDPVGACVGYRKSRIENIIRELSGEKIDIVLYSKDMDVYISRALAPAKVKEVIKEGETYFVIVPDDDFSIAIGKRGQNVVLASALVGTKLEVLKESEYRNRVLAEKAKSISLKQLDLPEEDIIKLQDAQIFTAFDVINLSTEQIAMSANFELDKVEQIKKQVREQLEKMFSLQELKSNK; encoded by the coding sequence ATGAATAAAGAAGTTTCTAATATTATCACCCAAATTGCCCGAATTCGTAATGTTGACATTAATTATGTCTGTGAAACTTTAAAGAATTCAATTGTCGCAGGATTAAAAAAACGTTTCGGGCCGGATGCTCAAATTGAAGCCGATATAACGCCAGAATCTGGAGAGTTAAAGGTTTACATCGCGAAAAAGGTAAGTGCAAAAGTAAAGAATCCGGTTAATGAGATTTCTTTAGAAGAAGCTAAAACCATTAACCCCAATGTCGAAGTTGGTTCTATAGTCCGCATTGAAATTCCCTTGTCTGAGATTGGCCGGAGTGCGATTAGAAAGGCCTCAGATGAGTTGATGGTAAAACTCCGTGAAGCCGAACGAAACAAACTCTTTGATGAGTTCAATCGTAAACGGGGCGAGATTATTTCCGGCACTATTAGTAAAATCGGCAAAGATGAGATTATTGTTAATATTGGTTTGACTGAAGCAATTTTATTAAATAAAGACCAATTAAAAACAGACCATTACCGTCAGGGTGCACCAATTAAGACAATCATCTATCGTGTGGACAAAACACCAATTGGCCCACGCATTTATCTATCTCGCACCCACAATGATTTTTTGCGAAAATTATTATTAAAAGAAGTGCCGGAAATTCGGGAAGGAATTGTGGAAATTAAAGGTATTGCCCGAGCACCTGGTCAAAGGGCTAAAGTTGCAGTTGCCAGTAATGATGAAAAAGTTGACCCAGTGGGTGCTTGTGTTGGATATCGAAAGTCACGAATCGAAAATATTATTCGGGAACTTTCCGGGGAAAAGATTGATATTGTGTTGTATAGTAAAGATATGGATGTATATATTAGCCGAGCCTTAGCACCAGCCAAAGTAAAAGAAGTGATTAAAGAAGGTGAAACTTATTTTGTGATTGTGCCTGATGACGATTTTTCAATTGCTATTGGTAAACGGGGACAAAATGTTGTTTTAGCCAGTGCTTTAGTCGGGACAAAACTGGAAGTTCTTAAAGAATCGGAATATAGAAATCGAGTTCTGGCGGAAAAGGCCAAATCGATTTCCTTAAAACAGTTGGATTTACCCGAAGAAGATATTATTAAATTACAAGATGCTCAAATTTTTACTGCCTTTGATGTAATTAATTTATCTACTGAACAGATTGCAATGTCAGCAAACTTCGAATTAGACAAGGTTGAACAAATAAAAAAACAAGTGCGAGAGCAATTAGAAAAAATGTTTAGTCTTCAGGAACTGAAAAGTAATAAATGA
- a CDS encoding CvpA family protein, producing the protein MTGIDWIILLVALIIIIVQTARGSKEMDIPLFEMIALLLTTWIALKTYSSIANFLPISKGVTLLIMFIVMAVILLYIAKLITTRLELTWEPFDAYLSFIFGVATAWIVLHFILRLILVATDPTSQIAVLIQNSPVAKEILEYNIFKAIGRFLNEVRLGE; encoded by the coding sequence ATGACCGGCATCGATTGGATTATATTATTAGTTGCATTAATTATTATTATTGTGCAAACTGCTCGAGGCTCAAAAGAGATGGATATCCCCTTATTTGAAATGATTGCTTTACTGCTAACAACCTGGATAGCACTTAAAACGTATTCATCCATTGCTAATTTTTTACCGATTAGCAAAGGAGTAACGCTATTAATTATGTTCATAGTAATGGCGGTCATCTTATTATATATTGCAAAATTGATAACCACCCGCTTAGAACTTACCTGGGAACCATTTGATGCTTATCTAAGTTTTATTTTTGGTGTTGCGACTGCTTGGATAGTTCTTCATTTCATATTGCGATTAATCTTAGTGGCAACTGACCCGACTTCTCAAATAGCGGTATTAATTCAGAATTCGCCAGTAGCAAAAGAGATATTAGAATATAATATCTTCAAAGCCATTGGTAGATTTTTGAATGAAGTTAGATTAGGCGAATAA
- the cobO gene encoding cob(I)yrinic acid a,c-diamide adenosyltransferase: MIQIYTGNGKGKTTAAIGQAIRALGHKWKVIMIQFMKGDAGYGEIKTLKKLKNFKVVQSGLPTFVEKGNPSKEDIAYAEKGLKLARKVINEKKYNMVILDEINVAIDYGLIKLPDVIELIKNCPKQIELILTGRYAAKELIDLADLVSEIKEIKHPYQKGFISRQGIDY; encoded by the coding sequence ATGATACAAATCTATACAGGCAATGGCAAAGGTAAAACCACAGCCGCGATTGGTCAGGCAATAAGAGCCTTGGGACATAAATGGAAAGTGATAATGATACAGTTTATGAAAGGTGATGCGGGTTATGGCGAGATCAAAACACTTAAGAAACTGAAAAATTTTAAGGTCGTGCAATCAGGACTGCCAACTTTTGTGGAAAAAGGTAATCCCAGTAAAGAAGATATTGCATATGCCGAAAAAGGCTTAAAATTAGCACGAAAAGTAATTAACGAAAAAAAATATAATATGGTCATTCTGGATGAGATTAATGTTGCGATTGATTATGGCCTAATTAAATTACCGGATGTTATTGAGCTCATTAAAAATTGTCCCAAGCAGATTGAACTTATTCTTACTGGTCGTTATGCTGCCAAAGAACTTATTGATCTGGCTGATTTGGTCAGCGAAATAAAGGAAATTAAGCACCCATACCAAAAGGGATTTATCTCAAGGCAAGGAATTGACTATTAA
- a CDS encoding YCF48-related protein: MRVIKYIFYLWLLVFGLASAYTFHGSAMAPNSLKGWVVTIDTPGVFHTPNCGLDWIRQNLITYRELADVFSLTEQKGWIASYSYGYIFYTEDGGTNWLLQVMGLSKWTNRVFFIDDSCGWVACRGAMLGRTNNGGQNWEQIFLPYPPFRLDSVDMQNISFIDRAKGWFCAGRYPEYRSWPGETCYTKGQGYIAKSTDGGLNWQLLLKDTIYDFFDVKFQDSLNGFVVGGNDRTMSAIIMRTANGGNTWQTITIPWQTKYLRALEFISPNRFWAVGHNGTILYSCDAGNSWTLQQSNVNATLYDVDFADSLYGLVAGDSYVLYTHNAGQTWSKTRIGIRQENTSYLVMENQVEIYPNPASSHFAIRFSSHACPLRVDCIRIYDVTGNVIKVQEFKDGKVQKISLDGIKCGVYFVKIGNQLIRKKLIVIK, from the coding sequence ATGAGGGTTATTAAATATATCTTCTATCTTTGGCTATTAGTTTTTGGGTTAGCGTCTGCTTATACTTTTCATGGTTCAGCAATGGCACCAAATAGTCTTAAAGGTTGGGTTGTGACAATTGATACACCGGGAGTTTTTCATACACCAAATTGTGGATTAGATTGGATAAGACAAAATCTAATAACCTACCGAGAACTTGCTGATGTTTTTTCCCTCACTGAACAAAAAGGATGGATTGCTTCTTATTCGTATGGTTATATTTTTTACACAGAAGATGGCGGAACAAATTGGTTACTACAAGTTATGGGATTGTCCAAATGGACGAATCGTGTCTTCTTTATTGATGACAGTTGTGGTTGGGTTGCTTGTCGCGGTGCAATGTTAGGTCGAACAAACAACGGAGGCCAAAATTGGGAACAAATATTTTTACCCTATCCACCGTTTCGTTTAGATTCAGTTGATATGCAGAATATATCATTTATTGATAGAGCAAAAGGCTGGTTTTGTGCGGGCAGGTATCCTGAATACCGTTCCTGGCCAGGCGAAACTTGTTATACTAAAGGTCAAGGATATATTGCAAAATCAACTGATGGCGGTTTGAACTGGCAACTGCTCTTAAAAGATACAATTTATGATTTCTTTGATGTTAAATTTCAAGATTCATTAAATGGTTTTGTTGTCGGTGGCAATGACCGAACAATGTCAGCAATTATAATGCGAACTGCTAATGGTGGTAATACCTGGCAAACAATAACAATTCCCTGGCAAACAAAATATCTCAGAGCATTAGAATTTATTTCACCTAACCGTTTCTGGGCAGTTGGTCATAATGGCACAATACTTTATTCTTGCGATGCTGGCAATAGTTGGACTTTACAACAAAGTAATGTTAATGCGACTTTGTATGATGTTGATTTTGCAGATTCGTTATATGGTCTTGTTGCCGGCGATAGTTATGTTTTATATACTCATAATGCCGGACAAACTTGGAGTAAAACGCGGATTGGTATCAGACAGGAAAATACTTCATATCTGGTAATGGAAAATCAAGTAGAGATATATCCGAATCCAGCATCATCGCATTTCGCTATTCGCTTTTCGTCCCACGCTTGCCCGCTTCGGGTTGACTGCATAAGAATTTATGATGTGACCGGAAATGTGATAAAAGTTCAAGAGTTCAAAGATGGAAAAGTTCAAAAGATTTCGCTTGATGGGATTAAGTGTGGTGTCTATTTTGTCAAAATTGGAAATCAACTGATAAGGAAAAAATTGATTGTAATAAAATGA